From the genome of Miscanthus floridulus cultivar M001 chromosome 10, ASM1932011v1, whole genome shotgun sequence, one region includes:
- the LOC136488709 gene encoding sucrose-phosphate synthase 4-like codes for MPCFLSSARLLLEAGKEELHAALESGTAAAAAPARRSRGGDHGGGERVDQRVPGGDPGRGQRQGQGHVSAAPPLTTAALPRLLAEAGGQGAAAYGPTRYFVEEVVSRFDDRDLHKTWTKVVAMRNSQERSNRLENLCWRSWHVARKKQQVEWEYSRQLALRRLEQEQGSREAAEELSVSEGETKADAAQAQQPLSVARIGSEARIASDDDGKDDRNPYIVLISIHGLVRGENMELGRDSDAGG; via the exons ATGCCCTGCTTTCTGTCCTCTGCGCGACTCCTCCTTGAGGCAGGCAAAGAGGAGCTGCACGCTGCAC TTGAGTCCGGcaccgctgccgccgctgccccggcgaggaggagcaggggaggcgATCATGGCGGCGGGGAACGAGTGGATCAACGGGTACCTGGAGGCGATCCTGGACGCGGGCAGCGGCAGGGCCAGGGCCATGTCAGCGCGGCGCCGCCGCTGACAACGGCTGCGCTGCCGAGGCTGCTTGCGGAGGCCGGCGGGCAGGGTGCCGCGGCGTACGGCCCCACGCGATACTTCGTGGAGGAGGTGGTCAGCCGCTTCGACGACCGGGACCTCCACAAGACGTGGACCAAG GTGGTGGCGATGCGCAACAGCCAGGAGCGGAGCAACCGGCTGGAGAACCTGTGCTGGAGGAGCTGGCACGTCGCCAGGAAGAAGCAGCAG GTGGAGTGGGAGTACTCGCGGCAGCTGGCGCTGCGGCGCCTGGAGCAGGAGCAGGGCAGCCGGGAGGCCGCCGAGGAGCTCTCCGTCTCCGAGGGCGAGACCAAGGCCGACGCCGCCCAGGCCCAGCAGCCTCTGTCGGTGGCCAGGATCGGCTCCGAGGCCCGGATCGCGTCGGACGACGACGGCAAGGACGACAGGAACCCCTACATCGTGCTCATCAG CATACACGGGCTCGTCCGTGGCGAGAACATGGAGCTCGGCCGTGACTCTGACGCCGGGGGCTAG